The proteins below are encoded in one region of Winogradskyella helgolandensis:
- the eno gene encoding phosphopyruvate hydratase: protein MSIIINVHARQIFDSRGNPTVEVDVTTENGIMGRAAVPSGASTGEHEAVELRDGGDTYMGKGVLKAVENVNSTIAQELLGVSVFEQNAIDQMMIDLDGTPNKSKLGANAILGVSLAVAKAAANELGMPLYRYVGGVSANTLPLPMMNIINGGSHSDAPIAFQEFMIMPVKAKNFTHAMQMGTEIFHNLKKVLHDRDLSTAVGDEGGFAPNLPGGTEDALDTIAKAVENAGYKFGDEVKIALDCAAAEFFVDGKYDYKKFEGDSGVIRTSKEQAEYLAELAGKYPIISIEDGMDENDWEGFKYLTELIGDKVQLVGDDLFVTNVERLERGIKEGIANSILIKVNQIGTLTETIAAVNMAHNAGYTSVMSHRSGETEDNTIADLAVALNCGQIKTGSASRSDRMAKYNQLLRIEEELGSVAYFPGENAFKVKA, encoded by the coding sequence ATGAGCATTATTATCAATGTACACGCAAGACAAATTTTTGATTCCAGAGGAAATCCAACAGTAGAAGTTGATGTTACCACAGAAAACGGTATAATGGGAAGAGCAGCTGTGCCATCTGGTGCATCTACTGGAGAGCATGAAGCTGTTGAGTTAAGAGATGGAGGAGATACTTACATGGGTAAAGGTGTTTTAAAAGCTGTTGAAAATGTAAACTCTACAATTGCTCAAGAATTATTAGGAGTTTCTGTTTTCGAACAAAATGCTATTGATCAAATGATGATTGATTTAGATGGTACGCCAAACAAATCAAAATTAGGTGCTAATGCCATTTTAGGTGTGTCTTTAGCAGTTGCTAAAGCAGCAGCTAATGAATTAGGTATGCCATTATACAGATATGTTGGTGGAGTTTCAGCAAATACATTACCATTACCAATGATGAACATTATTAATGGTGGTTCTCATAGTGATGCGCCAATCGCGTTTCAAGAATTTATGATTATGCCTGTAAAAGCGAAGAACTTTACACATGCGATGCAAATGGGAACTGAGATTTTCCATAATCTTAAAAAAGTATTACACGATAGAGATTTAAGTACAGCAGTTGGTGATGAAGGTGGATTTGCACCTAACTTACCAGGAGGTACTGAAGATGCATTAGATACTATAGCAAAAGCAGTAGAAAATGCTGGATATAAATTTGGAGACGAAGTAAAAATCGCTTTAGATTGTGCAGCCGCAGAATTTTTTGTTGATGGTAAGTACGATTATAAGAAATTTGAAGGTGATTCTGGTGTTATCAGAACAAGTAAGGAACAAGCTGAATATTTAGCTGAATTAGCTGGTAAATATCCTATTATTTCTATTGAAGATGGTATGGATGAAAACGACTGGGAAGGTTTTAAATATTTAACTGAATTAATTGGAGATAAAGTGCAATTAGTTGGTGATGATTTATTTGTAACTAATGTAGAGCGTTTAGAAAGAGGTATTAAAGAAGGTATTGCTAATTCTATTTTAATTAAAGTAAACCAAATTGGTACATTAACTGAAACAATTGCAGCAGTAAACATGGCACACAATGCAGGTTACACTTCTGTAATGTCTCACAGATCTGGTGAAACAGAAGATAATACTATTGCCGATTTAGCTGTAGCATTAAACTGTGGACAGATTAAAACAGGTTCTGCGTCTCGTAGTGATCGTATGGCTAAGTACAACCAATTATTACGTATTGAAGAAGAATTAGGAAGCGTTGCTTATTTCCCTGGAGAAAATGCTTTTAAAGTGAAAGCATAA
- the infA gene encoding translation initiation factor IF-1 produces MAKQAAIEQDGTIIEALSNAMFRVELENGHIVTAHISGKMRMHYIKLLPGDKVKLEMSPYDLTKARITYRY; encoded by the coding sequence ATGGCAAAACAAGCAGCAATAGAACAAGACGGAACAATTATAGAAGCATTATCAAATGCTATGTTTCGTGTTGAATTAGAAAATGGTCATATAGTGACTGCACATATCTCTGGTAAGATGCGTATGCATTACATTAAGTTGTTACCTGGAGATAAAGTGAAATTAGAAATGAGTCCTTACGATTTAACGAAGGCTCGCATAACATATAGATACTAA
- a CDS encoding DNA-directed RNA polymerase subunit alpha, whose translation MAILNFQKPDKVIMIDSTDFEGKFEFRPLEPGYGLTVGNALRRVLLSSLEGFAITSVRIESVDHEFSTIAGVVEDVTEMILNLKQVNFKRQIDEVDNETVTISISGQNQITAGDFQKFISGFQVLNTDLVICNLDPKVNINMELTIEKGRGYVPAEENKKASAAVGTIFTDSIFTPIQNVKYAIENFRVEQKTDYEKLVFEIRTDGSINPKDALTEAAKILIHHFMLFSDERITLEADEIAQTETYDEESLHMRQLLKTKLVDMDLSVRALNCLKAAEVDTLGDLVSFNKNDLMKFRNFGKKSLTELEELVNVKGLNFGMDLSKYKLDKD comes from the coding sequence ATGGCAATATTAAATTTTCAGAAACCAGATAAAGTAATCATGATTGATTCTACTGATTTCGAAGGTAAATTTGAATTTAGACCTTTAGAACCAGGATACGGATTAACAGTTGGTAATGCTTTAAGAAGAGTTTTATTATCTTCTTTAGAAGGTTTTGCAATCACATCAGTGAGAATAGAAAGTGTAGATCACGAATTTTCTACTATCGCAGGTGTTGTAGAAGATGTTACTGAAATGATTTTGAACTTAAAGCAAGTTAACTTTAAGCGTCAAATTGATGAAGTTGATAACGAAACTGTTACAATTTCTATCTCAGGACAAAATCAAATTACAGCTGGTGATTTTCAGAAGTTTATTTCTGGATTCCAAGTATTAAATACGGATTTAGTAATCTGTAACTTAGATCCTAAAGTAAACATCAATATGGAATTGACTATTGAAAAAGGAAGAGGTTATGTTCCTGCAGAAGAAAATAAAAAAGCTTCAGCAGCAGTTGGTACTATCTTTACAGATTCAATTTTTACACCAATTCAGAATGTAAAATATGCTATCGAAAACTTCCGTGTTGAGCAAAAAACGGATTACGAAAAATTAGTTTTTGAAATCAGAACTGATGGATCAATCAATCCTAAAGATGCTTTAACAGAAGCTGCTAAAATATTAATTCACCACTTCATGTTATTCTCTGATGAGCGTATCACTTTAGAAGCTGATGAAATTGCACAGACTGAAACTTATGATGAAGAATCACTTCACATGAGACAACTATTGAAAACTAAATTAGTTGATATGGATCTTTCTGTACGTGCGCTTAATTGTTTAAAAGCTGCAGAAGTAGATACTTTAGGAGACTTAGTATCATTCAATAAAAACGATTTAATGAAATTCAGAAACTTCGGTAAGAAGTCTTTAACTGAGCTAGAAGAGCTAGTAAATGTTAAGGGTTTAAACTTCGGAATGGATTTAAGTAAATATAAATTAGATAAAGACTAA
- the rplO gene encoding 50S ribosomal protein L15, translating into MDLSNLKPAEGSVKNQGKRIGRGQGSGKGGTATRGHKGAKSRSGYSKKLGFEGGQMPLQRRVPKFGFTNINRVEYQGINLDTLQKLVDEKVIKDSVDFETLLSLGLAGKNELVKILGRGELKSKLTVTAHKFTATAKAAIEAAGGEAVTL; encoded by the coding sequence ATGGATTTAAGTAATTTAAAACCTGCAGAAGGTTCAGTAAAAAATCAAGGAAAGCGTATTGGACGTGGACAAGGTTCTGGTAAAGGTGGTACTGCAACTCGTGGTCACAAAGGAGCAAAGTCGCGTTCAGGTTATTCTAAGAAATTAGGATTTGAAGGTGGTCAAATGCCATTACAAAGACGTGTTCCTAAATTTGGATTTACAAATATTAACAGAGTAGAATATCAAGGTATTAACTTAGATACTTTACAGAAGTTAGTAGATGAAAAAGTAATTAAGGATAGTGTTGATTTTGAAACTCTATTATCTTTAGGATTAGCTGGTAAAAACGAGCTTGTAAAAATCTTAGGTAGAGGCGAGTTAAAATCAAAATTAACAGTAACTGCTCATAAATTTACTGCTACGGCAAAAGCTGCTATTGAAGCTGCTGGTGGTGAAGCTGTAACTTTATAA
- a CDS encoding citrate synthase produces MSDKATLEINGEKYDLPITIGTEKEVAIDIKSLRTATNGVITLDPGFKNTGSCESAITFLDGEKGILRYRGYSIEELAEKADFLEVVFLLIFGELPNKKELDKFHEDIKSHSVVDDDLKKILDAFPKSAHPMGVLSSLTSALTAFYPSSVNVASEEAMYNSIVTILGKFPVIVAWTMRKKQGLPLEYGDDNLGYVENILKMMFKSPNSEYKQNPILVNALDKLLILHADHEQNCSTSTVRITGSSHAGLFVSLASGISALWGPLHGGANQAVLEMLVSIQNDGGDTKKYMAKAKDKNDPFRLMGFGHRVYKNFDPRAKIIKVAADELLADLGIDDPILEIAKGLEKEALEDPYFVDRKLYPNVDFYSGIIYRAMGIPVEMFTVMFALGRLPGWIAQWKEMRRNNEPIGRPRQLYIGETYRPFKAIDNR; encoded by the coding sequence ATGTCAGATAAAGCTACATTAGAAATTAATGGTGAAAAATATGATTTACCTATCACTATTGGAACTGAAAAAGAAGTTGCGATAGATATTAAAAGTTTGAGAACTGCAACAAATGGTGTGATTACATTAGATCCTGGTTTTAAAAATACAGGAAGTTGTGAAAGTGCTATAACATTTCTAGATGGTGAAAAAGGCATATTAAGATATAGAGGTTACTCCATTGAAGAACTTGCCGAAAAAGCTGATTTTTTAGAGGTCGTTTTCTTACTAATATTTGGTGAATTACCAAATAAAAAGGAATTAGATAAGTTTCACGAAGATATTAAATCGCATTCGGTTGTAGATGATGATTTAAAAAAGATATTAGATGCTTTTCCTAAGTCAGCACATCCAATGGGTGTTTTATCTTCATTAACAAGTGCGCTTACGGCATTTTATCCATCTTCTGTAAATGTAGCATCAGAAGAAGCGATGTATAATTCTATTGTAACGATTTTAGGTAAATTCCCTGTTATTGTAGCTTGGACTATGCGTAAAAAACAAGGTTTACCATTAGAATATGGAGATGATAATTTGGGCTATGTTGAGAATATTCTTAAAATGATGTTTAAGAGTCCAAATAGTGAGTACAAACAAAATCCAATTCTTGTTAATGCTTTAGATAAACTTTTAATCTTACACGCAGATCATGAGCAAAATTGTTCTACATCTACTGTAAGAATTACAGGATCATCACATGCAGGACTTTTTGTGTCATTGGCTTCAGGTATTTCTGCACTTTGGGGACCATTGCATGGTGGTGCTAACCAAGCTGTTTTAGAAATGTTGGTGTCTATACAAAATGATGGTGGTGATACTAAAAAATATATGGCAAAAGCTAAGGATAAAAATGATCCTTTCCGTTTAATGGGCTTTGGTCATCGTGTTTATAAGAATTTTGATCCTAGAGCAAAGATTATAAAAGTTGCGGCAGACGAATTATTGGCAGACTTAGGAATTGATGATCCAATTTTAGAGATTGCAAAAGGATTAGAAAAAGAAGCTTTAGAGGATCCTTATTTTGTAGATAGAAAATTATATCCAAACGTTGATTTTTATTCAGGTATTATTTATAGAGCTATGGGAATTCCGGTAGAAATGTTTACCGTAATGTTTGCCTTAGGTCGATTACCTGGTTGGATAGCACAATGGAAAGAAATGAGACGAAATAATGAGCCAATCGGTCGTCCAAGACAGTTATATATTGGTGAAACATACAGACCTTTTAAAGCGATTGACAATAGATAA
- the secY gene encoding preprotein translocase subunit SecY: MKIIETLKNVWKITELKDRIILTLGLLLVYRFGAQVVLPGINIDSLGGLQAGMDGGILGLLNAFTGGAFANASVFALGIMPYISASIVVQLMGIAIPYLQKLQKEGASGQKKITQITRWLTIGICLVQAPGYLASIPSLSGSSSMSAMLVPGFSENIFYFSSVVILVTGCVFAMWLGEKITDKGIGNGISLLIMVGIIATLPQAFIQNAASRLEGNGGFMMILIEMVIWFLIILASVFLVMAVRKIAVQYARRTASGGYEKNVFGSRQFLPLKLNASGVMPIIFAQAIMFVPSLIGGSAWLKDTNAGVWMQSNFADMFGFWYNLMFALLIIIFTYFYTAITVPTNKMADDLKRSGGFIPGIRPGSETSEYLDKIMSQITLPGSIFLALVAVFPAFVMNLMSVQAGWALFFGGTSLLIMVGVAIDTMQQINSYLLNKHYDGLMKTGKNRKAVAQ, encoded by the coding sequence ATGAAAATAATAGAAACATTAAAAAACGTTTGGAAAATCACAGAGCTTAAGGATAGGATTATCTTAACTTTAGGTTTGTTATTAGTGTATCGTTTTGGTGCTCAGGTAGTATTGCCTGGTATTAATATTGATTCATTAGGTGGTTTACAAGCTGGTATGGATGGTGGTATATTAGGATTGTTAAATGCATTTACAGGTGGAGCTTTTGCTAACGCCTCAGTATTTGCATTAGGTATTATGCCTTACATTTCTGCTTCCATTGTTGTTCAATTAATGGGTATTGCGATTCCTTACTTACAGAAACTTCAGAAAGAAGGAGCTAGTGGTCAGAAGAAAATCACTCAAATTACACGTTGGTTAACTATCGGTATTTGTTTGGTACAAGCACCTGGTTATTTGGCTAGTATTCCTAGTTTATCTGGTTCATCTTCTATGAGTGCTATGTTAGTTCCTGGTTTTAGTGAAAATATATTCTATTTCTCTTCAGTAGTTATTTTAGTAACAGGTTGTGTATTCGCAATGTGGTTAGGTGAAAAAATTACAGATAAAGGGATTGGTAATGGTATTTCATTATTAATTATGGTTGGTATCATCGCTACTTTGCCACAAGCATTTATTCAAAATGCAGCTTCTAGATTAGAAGGTAATGGTGGATTTATGATGATATTAATAGAAATGGTAATATGGTTCTTAATTATATTAGCATCTGTATTCTTAGTAATGGCGGTTAGAAAGATTGCCGTTCAGTATGCACGAAGAACTGCATCTGGTGGTTACGAAAAGAATGTATTCGGTTCACGTCAGTTTTTACCATTGAAGCTTAACGCATCTGGTGTAATGCCAATTATCTTTGCACAAGCAATTATGTTTGTTCCTAGTTTAATAGGTGGTTCTGCTTGGTTAAAAGATACTAACGCAGGAGTTTGGATGCAATCTAACTTCGCTGACATGTTTGGATTTTGGTACAATTTAATGTTTGCTTTATTAATCATAATATTTACATATTTTTATACGGCTATTACAGTACCAACAAACAAAATGGCTGATGATTTAAAACGTAGCGGTGGATTTATTCCAGGTATACGTCCAGGATCAGAAACCTCTGAATATTTAGACAAAATTATGTCACAGATAACCTTACCAGGTTCTATATTTCTAGCGTTAGTTGCTGTTTTTCCAGCATTTGTTATGAATTTAATGAGCGTGCAAGCTGGTTGGGCATTGTTCTTTGGTGGTACATCACTATTAATTATGGTTGGTGTTGCTATTGATACAATGCAACAGATTAATTCTTATTTATTAAATAAGCATTATGATGGCTTGATGAAAACAGGTAAGAACAGAAAAGCAGTGGCGCAATAA
- a CDS encoding DUF481 domain-containing protein, whose translation MKHSIIILFLSLIGFNKIHSQIVNVESLRRVSDTSKWSGSASLDIGLIKNTQSIFKITNNLRLQYNTDKNLYLFINDLKLEQIEDNSFVNKGIQHIRYNRKITERLKLEIFAQSQYDAISDIKFRGLVGSGPRFKLSKNDNYRFYLGTLLMFEHEESSVQNIEILRDFRGSVYFSCSLYPLENISLVSTTYYQPLLKQFSDFRISNQTSIGIKVLKNLLFKTSFTYNFDTDPIIGIPKTQYELTNGIVYTFD comes from the coding sequence ATGAAGCATTCTATTATAATTCTATTTTTATCGCTTATTGGATTTAATAAAATTCACTCACAAATTGTGAACGTAGAATCTTTAAGACGTGTTTCTGATACATCAAAATGGTCTGGATCAGCAAGTTTAGATATTGGACTTATTAAAAACACACAGTCCATTTTTAAAATCACTAACAATTTGAGACTTCAATATAATACAGATAAAAACCTATACCTTTTTATTAATGATTTAAAGCTTGAACAGATTGAAGACAATTCATTTGTAAATAAAGGCATTCAGCATATTAGATATAACAGAAAAATTACCGAACGTTTAAAGCTTGAAATTTTTGCGCAAAGTCAGTATGATGCTATTTCAGATATCAAATTTAGAGGGTTAGTAGGTTCTGGTCCTCGATTTAAACTCTCTAAAAATGATAATTATCGGTTTTATTTAGGCACACTTTTAATGTTTGAGCACGAAGAATCTTCAGTTCAAAATATAGAAATCTTAAGGGATTTTAGAGGTAGTGTCTACTTTTCTTGCAGCTTGTATCCTTTAGAAAATATATCATTAGTAAGTACAACATACTACCAACCTTTACTAAAACAATTTTCAGATTTTAGAATTTCTAATCAAACATCAATCGGTATTAAAGTTTTAAAGAATCTATTATTTAAAACGTCATTCACTTATAATTTTGATACGGATCCTATTATCGGTATTCCTAAGACGCAATATGAGTTGACTAATGGTATTGTTTATACGTTTGATTGA
- the rpsE gene encoding 30S ribosomal protein S5, which produces MYQKYKNAELVKPSGLELKDRLVGVQRVTKVTKGGRAFGFSAIVVVGDETNVVGQGLGKSKDVATAIAKAIEDAKKNLVRIPILKGTIPHEQKGKYGGARVNIIPAAPGTGVIAGGAVRIVLEAVGVHDVLSKSQGSSNPHNVVKATFDALLQLRDAKSVAKERGISLEKVFNG; this is translated from the coding sequence ATGTATCAAAAATATAAAAACGCAGAGCTTGTTAAACCAAGCGGATTAGAATTAAAAGATCGCTTAGTTGGCGTTCAGCGTGTAACTAAAGTAACAAAAGGTGGTAGAGCATTTGGTTTTTCTGCAATTGTTGTTGTAGGTGACGAAACAAATGTTGTAGGACAAGGTTTAGGAAAATCTAAAGATGTAGCTACTGCAATTGCAAAAGCTATAGAAGATGCTAAGAAAAACTTAGTAAGAATTCCTATTCTTAAAGGTACAATTCCACACGAACAAAAAGGTAAGTATGGTGGTGCTAGAGTTAACATTATTCCAGCTGCACCTGGTACAGGTGTAATTGCAGGTGGTGCGGTAAGAATTGTTCTTGAAGCAGTAGGTGTACACGATGTATTATCTAAGTCACAAGGATCTTCTAACCCTCATAATGTAGTTAAGGCAACTTTTGATGCTTTATTACAGTTAAGAGATGCTAAGTCTGTAGCTAAAGAGCGTGGAATTTCACTTGAAAAAGTATTTAACGGATAA
- the carA gene encoding glutamine-hydrolyzing carbamoyl-phosphate synthase small subunit, translated as MKYKQRKKALILLADGTIFHGKSIGKEGSAFGEVCFNTGTTGYQEIFTDPSYYGQLMVTTNVHIGNYGTKEDEVESDDVKIAGLICKNFSFNYSRPAADASLEEFFEKNNTLAIADVDTRALVSYIRDNGAMNAVITTEVDNIEALKTQLAEFPSMKGLELASKVSTKEPYFVGDENATYKIAALDIGIKKNILRNLAKRDAYIKVFPYNAKFEDLEAFNPDGYFLSNGPGDPEPLSDAISLAKDIIAKNKPLFGICLGHQVIALANGISTYKMHNGHRGINHPVKNLMTGKGEITSQNHGFAINREETEANDNVEITHVHLNDHTVAGIKIKDKNCFSVQYHPEASPGPNDSLYLFDQFIENIKNK; from the coding sequence ATGAAATACAAACAAAGAAAAAAAGCCCTTATTCTTTTAGCAGACGGAACAATTTTTCATGGTAAATCTATAGGAAAAGAAGGTTCTGCTTTTGGTGAAGTTTGTTTTAATACTGGTACTACAGGTTATCAAGAAATCTTTACAGATCCTTCGTATTACGGACAATTAATGGTAACGACCAATGTACATATTGGTAATTACGGCACCAAAGAAGACGAAGTAGAATCTGATGATGTTAAAATAGCGGGTTTAATATGTAAAAACTTTAGCTTTAATTATTCTAGACCTGCAGCAGATGCGTCTTTAGAAGAATTCTTCGAAAAGAACAATACCTTAGCTATTGCAGATGTAGACACTAGAGCATTGGTAAGCTACATTAGAGATAATGGAGCTATGAATGCCGTAATTACAACTGAGGTTGATAATATTGAAGCGCTTAAAACACAATTAGCAGAATTCCCTTCAATGAAAGGTTTAGAATTGGCATCTAAAGTGTCAACCAAGGAGCCTTATTTTGTTGGTGATGAAAATGCGACTTATAAAATTGCAGCTTTAGATATTGGAATCAAGAAAAACATTCTTAGAAATTTAGCAAAGCGCGATGCTTACATTAAAGTTTTTCCATACAATGCAAAGTTTGAAGACTTAGAGGCATTCAATCCAGATGGGTATTTCTTATCTAATGGACCTGGTGATCCAGAGCCGTTATCAGATGCTATCAGTTTAGCTAAAGACATTATAGCGAAAAACAAACCATTATTCGGAATCTGTTTAGGGCATCAAGTGATTGCTTTGGCCAATGGAATTTCAACTTACAAAATGCATAACGGTCATAGAGGGATTAATCATCCGGTTAAAAATTTAATGACAGGTAAAGGAGAAATCACATCTCAAAATCATGGATTTGCTATTAACAGAGAAGAAACTGAAGCCAATGATAATGTAGAAATTACGCATGTTCATTTAAATGATCATACGGTTGCTGGGATAAAGATAAAAGATAAAAACTGTTTTTCAGTTCAGTACCACCCAGAAGCAAGTCCTGGACCAAATGATTCACTATATCTATTTGATCAATTTATAGAGAATATTAAAAATAAATAA
- the ykgO gene encoding type B 50S ribosomal protein L36 — MKVRASVKKRSADCKLVRRKGRLYVINKKNPRFKQRQG, encoded by the coding sequence ATGAAAGTTAGAGCATCAGTAAAGAAAAGAAGCGCAGACTGTAAGTTGGTGCGCAGAAAAGGTAGACTTTACGTCATTAACAAAAAGAATCCTAGATTCAAACAAAGACAAGGGTAA
- the rpmD gene encoding 50S ribosomal protein L30 has protein sequence MAKIKVTKVKSAINRTKRQKLTLEALGLNKIGQVKEHEATSSILGMVRKVEHLVSVEEA, from the coding sequence ATGGCAAAGATTAAAGTAACTAAAGTAAAAAGTGCAATCAATCGTACTAAAAGACAAAAGCTAACATTAGAAGCTTTAGGTTTAAATAAGATTGGTCAAGTAAAAGAGCACGAAGCTACATCAAGTATTCTTGGTATGGTTAGGAAAGTTGAACACTTAGTTTCTGTAGAAGAAGCTTAA
- the rpsK gene encoding 30S ribosomal protein S11 has translation MAKASIKKRKVIVDAIGEAHITASFNNIIISLTNKKGDVISWSSAGKMGFRGSKKNTPYAAQLAAEDASAVAKEAGLKKVKVYVKGPGNGRESAIRSIHNAGIEVSEIIDVTPLPHNGCRPPKRRRV, from the coding sequence ATGGCAAAGGCAAGTATAAAAAAACGTAAAGTTATAGTTGATGCAATAGGAGAAGCACATATCACAGCTTCTTTTAACAACATTATTATCTCTTTAACAAACAAAAAAGGTGACGTTATTTCTTGGTCATCAGCTGGTAAAATGGGCTTTAGAGGTTCTAAAAAGAACACTCCATACGCTGCTCAATTAGCTGCAGAAGATGCTTCGGCAGTAGCTAAAGAAGCTGGTTTAAAGAAAGTGAAAGTATACGTTAAAGGACCTGGTAACGGTAGAGAATCTGCAATCAGATCTATACATAATGCAGGTATTGAAGTTTCAGAAATTATTGATGTAACTCCATTACCACATAACGGTTGTCGTCCACCAAAAAGACGTAGAGTTTAA
- the rpsD gene encoding 30S ribosomal protein S4, which produces MARYTGPKTKIARKFGQAIFGDDKAFEKRNYPPGQHGNNRRRGKKSEYSIQLMEKQKAKYTYGILEKQFRNMFKRATSAKGITGEVLLQFCESRLDNVVFRMGISPSRSGARQLVSHRHITVNGEKVNIPSYQLKAGDVVGVREKSKSLEAIQSSLSNSSNVYEWITWNNGSMEGTYVAVPARIQIPEQINEQLIVELYSK; this is translated from the coding sequence ATGGCAAGATATACTGGTCCTAAAACTAAAATAGCCCGTAAATTCGGACAAGCTATCTTCGGAGACGACAAAGCCTTCGAAAAAAGAAATTATCCTCCAGGACAACACGGAAACAACCGTCGTCGTGGTAAAAAATCTGAATACTCAATTCAGTTAATGGAGAAGCAAAAAGCTAAATATACTTATGGTATTTTAGAAAAGCAATTCAGAAACATGTTTAAAAGAGCAACTTCTGCTAAAGGAATTACAGGTGAAGTATTACTTCAATTTTGTGAGTCTCGTTTAGACAACGTTGTATTTAGAATGGGTATCTCTCCTTCAAGAAGTGGAGCTAGACAATTAGTATCTCACAGACATATTACAGTAAATGGTGAAAAGGTAAATATTCCTTCTTACCAATTAAAAGCTGGTGATGTTGTAGGTGTTAGAGAAAAATCTAAATCATTAGAAGCTATTCAAAGTTCATTATCTAATTCTAGTAATGTTTACGAATGGATTACATGGAATAATGGATCAATGGAAGGTACTTATGTTGCTGTTCCTGCTAGAATTCAGATTCCAGAACAAATCAACGAGCAATTAATCGTTGAACTTTACTCTAAATAA
- the rplQ gene encoding 50S ribosomal protein L17 has protein sequence MRHGKKFNHLGRQTAHRKSMLANMACSLIEHKRINTTVAKAKALKQFVEPMITKSKTDTTHNRRIVMAKLRQTEVVAELFRDVAPKIGDRPGGYTRIIKLGNRLGDNADMAMIELVDYNEIYNADKAPKKTTRRSRRGGSKAAATAPAATETKASNEEEE, from the coding sequence ATGAGACACGGAAAAAAATTCAACCACTTAGGTAGACAAACAGCACACAGAAAGTCAATGTTAGCAAATATGGCTTGTTCTTTAATAGAGCACAAGCGTATTAACACTACCGTTGCTAAAGCGAAAGCTTTAAAGCAGTTTGTAGAGCCTATGATTACAAAATCTAAAACAGATACAACACACAACAGACGTATTGTTATGGCTAAGCTAAGACAAACAGAAGTAGTTGCTGAATTGTTTAGAGATGTAGCACCAAAGATTGGTGATCGTCCAGGTGGTTATACACGTATCATTAAATTAGGAAACAGATTAGGTGATAATGCAGATATGGCAATGATAGAATTAGTTGATTACAACGAAATCTACAACGCTGACAAAGCACCTAAGAAAACAACTCGTAGAAGTAGAAGAGGAGGAAGTAAGGCTGCAGCTACTGCACCTGCTGCTACTGAAACTAAAGCTTCAAACGAAGAAGAAGAATAG
- the rpsM gene encoding 30S ribosomal protein S13, with translation MARIAGVDIPKQKRGVISLTYIYGVGRSRSQEILAAAKVDENTKVQDWTDDEIGAIREAVGTFKIEGELRSETQMNIKRLMDIGCYRGIRHRVGLPLRGQRTKNNSRTRKGRRKTVANKKKVTK, from the coding sequence ATGGCAAGAATTGCAGGTGTAGACATACCAAAACAGAAAAGAGGAGTTATCTCTTTAACTTATATCTACGGAGTAGGTAGAAGTAGATCTCAAGAAATTTTAGCAGCTGCTAAAGTTGATGAGAACACAAAAGTACAAGATTGGACTGACGACGAAATTGGAGCAATCCGTGAAGCTGTTGGAACTTTTAAAATTGAAGGTGAATTACGTTCTGAAACACAAATGAACATTAAGCGATTAATGGATATTGGATGTTACAGAGGTATTCGTCATAGAGTTGGACTTCCATTAAGAGGTCAACGTACTAAGAATAACTCACGTACTAGAAAAGGAAGACGTAAAACAGTTGCTAACAAGAAGAAAGTAACTAAGTAA